The genomic window CTTCGATATGCGACCGTGATGACGATCCAGCAGTGGCAACTGCGGCATGCGACACCGCGCCGGGCTCTTGGCCGCGCGGACCGCGACGCGGTAGGCAGGAGGCGTGGAGAACCTCGTGATCGAGCGGCGCGGCCGGGCCAGCCTGCGGTCGCGGGCCGTGGCGGGCGGCGTCCGGGGCGTCGTGCGGCCCCGGCTCGCGCGCCTGGCCGCCCGCCCGCTGGACGACCGGGCGCTGCGGCGCGTCGCCGCCATCGACCGGCTCGCCGGACGGGCCGGGACGCCGCGCGGCGTGTCCTGCGAGCCCGTCCGGTTCGACGGGTTCGGCGCCGAATGGGTCCACGGACGCGGCGTCGGACGGGACCGGAGCCGCGCGATCCTCTACCTGCACGGCGGCGGCTGGGTGTGCTGCGGCCTCAACACGCACCGGCGGATGGTCGCGTGGTTCGGCGCGGCGGCGGGCGTCCCCGCGCTGTCGGTGGACTACCGGATGTTCCCGGCCGTCCCGTTCGAGCGCGAGGTCGAGGACTGCGTCGCCGCCTACCGGTGGCTGCTGGAGTCCCGCGACCCGGCCGACATCGTGATCATGGGCGACTCGGCGGGCGGCCACCTCACGTTCGCGACGGCGCTGCGCGCCCGCGCCGAGGGCTTGCCGCTCCCCGCCGCGCTCGTCGGCCTCTCCCCCGCGCTGGACCTGGACCTGACGGCCAAGCTCGCGCACGAGAACGTCCGGCTCGACCCGTCCGCGCCCGCCGAGCTGTTCCAACGGCTCGTGGACGCGTTCGCCGGGCACCTCGACACCTCAGATCCGGACATCTCGCCCGTCCGGGCCGATCTGACGGGCCTGCCGCCGACGCTGCTCACGGCGGGCTCCACCGAACTGCTGTTCAGCGACTCCGCCGAGATGGCGCGGCGGCTCGCGGACGCGGGCGTCCCGGTGACATTCGACGTCTGGGACCGGCAGATCCACGTGTTCCAGATGTTCGGCCCGCTGCTGCCCGAGTCCCGCGCCTCCATCCGCGACATCGGCCGGTTCGTGCGGCGGGCGCTCAGCGCAGCGCCGCGCTGACCATCCCGAGGACGGACCAGTCGGCGCGGCCGTCGCGGCACAGCTCCCCGTAGGTCGTGATCTCCACCCGCGTGACCTCGCCGTCCGCCGCGACGCCGTGCGGGCCCGCCGCGCGCAGCCGCGCCAGCTCGGCGTCGGTGATCTCGGCGGCGTAGACGTGCGCGCGGTGCGCCGAGAGCGTGGCCGCGACCTGCCGCGTCCCGCACGGCCGCAGCCGGTCGGCGGCCAGGACGAGCCCGGTCTCCTCGGCGACCTCCGCGAGCGCGGTCTCCGGCGGCGCGCCGGGGCCGGACCCGCCGGGCGGCTCGTGGACGAACCCGTCCGGCGCCGCGCCCGGCGCGCGGAACTCGCGGACCAGCACGATCTCGGTCGCGTCCAGGGTCGGCCCCGGCCGGTAGAGCACGACCGCCGAGACGTCCGGGCGCCCGAGCACGACCTCGCCGTCCTTGACCCGGTCCTCGGCGGCCACGCGGACCCGCACGCTCAGCGCCCAGAACGCCGCCGGACGGTCCTTCACCGGCAGCCGCCACACCAGCCGCGCCCCGAGCAGGACGTTCCCCGCCCCGCGCTGCGCCCCGTACCAGTGCCGGAACGACGGCTCCCGCCACACCAGCAGCGGCACCTCGCGCTCGCCCCCGGAGCGGACGGCGCCCGTCCCGATCCGCTCCAGCGCCGCCGCCAGCGTCCCCGGCAGGTCCTCAGCGACCGGCATGCCAGCCCGGACCGCGTGGTGCAGCAGATAGCGGTTCTTCGGGGCGTCCGGCGGGGCGCCGAACACCGCGCGCCCGCTGGCGTGCCACATCCCGAACTCGACGTTCGTCGTGAAGCCGGGCAGCGTGTCCAGGTCGCGCGGCACGTAGAAGACCACCTCGTCGGCCAGGTGCAGGCAGCGCTCCTCCCAGTCCACCTGGCCGAGGTAGTCGCCGTGCCAGCCGTCCTCCGGTTCCGGCGAGAACACGACCAGCCGGCCCGGACCGCGCCACCGCCGCCGCAGCTCGGCGACGGCCGCGGGCCGCCACGACGCGACGTCCGCCGCGCGCGGCGACGGACCCGCCAGGAACACCGCCGCCGCCCACGCGTCCGGCGGTTCCTGCGGGGCGAACACGACGCTGACCTCGGGATTCACGATCCGCCCTTCGTTTTCGCGCATGTTCGGACCGGGAGGCCGGGGGTAGGGGGCGCGCCAAGCAGAACGCACCTAAATTCACCCCGGAGGGTCACCATGAATCGAACCATGCGGGCACCGCGCACCAGGGGTGCCCTCAGCGGAATGCTTCTCACGCTGCTCGGGCTGTGGGGCGGCCTCATTCCCTTCATCGGACCGTACGCCCACTTCGGGTTCGCCCCGGACCGGGCGTGGCACTTCACGGCCGACCGCTTCTGGCTGATCGTCCTGCCGGCGGTCGCCACGATCATCGGCGGGCTGATCCTCATGTTCGCCGCGAACCGCGCCGTCGCGATGTTCGGCGGCTGGCTCGCCGCCGCGGGCGGCCTGTGGTTCGCGGTCGGCGGGGCGATCGCCGCGCTGTGGAGCGGCGGCCTCGGCACGCCCCTCGGCGGCAGCCTGGGGCATCGCATCGCCGTGGTGCTCTCGCTGACCACCGGGCTCGGCGCGCTGATCACGATGATCGCCGGACTGGCCCTCGGACGCTTCGCCGTCGTCGGCGTGCGCGAGTCGCGCCGCGCCGAGGCCGCGGGAGCGGCAGGTGTGGGCGCCGGGGCCGAGCGCGAACACGGCGCTCCGCGCCAGGGCGCCGCGCCGGAGTGGGAGCGCACCGGCGAGAACCGCGGCCGGCCGGTCCCCGCGCACGGACGCGCCGGACGCAACTCCAGCGAGCGGGCCGCCGGTGAACTGCGCGACCGGCACTGACCGGTGCGGCGGCCGGTGCCGCGACCGGCGCTGCGACCGGCGCCGGGCGCGGCTCACCGGTCGCGGGACCGGCGCATGTCGCGAATCGTCTTGCTCGTCTCATAGCCGTCGTCGTCGCGGACGTCCACGTCGTCGCGGTCGGTGAACATGCCGACGAAGGCGACGAGCAGCCCGACACCGCCGATCCACGGCGCGTGCCACACGAAACTGAGGGCGATGCAGACGGCAGCGATGGACAGCAGGATCAGGAGCTTCATGTCGCACCCACCTCGCGCACCCGGGCCGTCCCGGGCCGGGGACGGTGGACAGAGATCCGGTCCGTCCGCATCCTGACACGGCGGGACCCGTCCGGGAAGACTCCCGGACGGGTCCCGTCGCTACTTCTTGCGGGCCCGCTTCTCGCGGATCTTCATCGTCACGTCCAGCGGGGCGCCCGCGAACCCGAACTCCTCGCGCAGCCGCCGCTCGATGAACCGGCGGTAGCCCTCCTCCAGGAAACCGGTCGTGAACAGCACGAACCGCGGGGGGCGCACGCCCGCCTGCGTCGCGAACAGCACGCGCGGCTGCTTGCCGCCCCTGATCGGGTGCGGGTGGGAGTTCACGAGGTCGGCGAAGAACTGGTTCAGCTTGGACGTCGGGACGCGCTGGTCCCAGCCGGCCAGCGCCGTCTCCAGCGCCGGGACGAACTTCTCCATGTGCCGTCCGGTGCGGGCCGAGACGTTCACGCGCGGCGCCCACCGGACGTGGTGGAGCTGCCGCTCGATCTCCCGCTCCAGGTAGTGGCGGCGCTCCTCGTCCAGCAGGTCCCACTTGTTGTAGGCGATCACCAGGGCGCGGCCCGAGTCGACCACCATCGAGATGATCCGCAGGTCCTGCTCGGCCAGCGACTCCGACGCGTCGACCAGCACGACCGCGACCTCGGCGCGCTCCAGCGCCGACTGCGTCCGCAGCGTCGCGTAGAAGTCGGCGCCCTGGTTCTCGCGGTGGCGGCGGCGGATCCCGGCCGTGTCGATGAACCGCCACACCTGCCCGCCGAGGGTGATCTCCTCGTCGATCGGGTCCCGCGTGGTGCCCGCGACGGCGTCCACGACCGCGCGGGTCTCCCCCGCGAGCTGGTTCAGCAGGCTGGACTTGCCGACGTTCGGGCGGCCGACCAGCGCGATCCGGCGCGGCCCGCCCTCCTCGGCGAACGTCTCCGGCGGCGCCTCCGCGGGCAGCGCCTCCAGCACCGCGTCCAGCAGGTCGCCGCTGCCGCGTCCGTGCAGCGCGCTGACCGGGTGCGGCTCGCCGATCCCGAGGTTCCACAGCAGCGCCGCGTCGGCCTCGGCGGAGACCCCGTCGACCTTGTTGGCGACCAGCACGACGGGCTTGCCGGAGCGGCGCAGGATCTCCACGACGGCCTCGTCGACGTCGGTCGCGCCGACGGTGGCGTCCACCACGAACATGACGACGTCGGCGAGGTCCACCGCGAGCCGCGCCTGCTCGGCGATCGACGCGGCCAAGCCGCGCGCGTCCGGCAGCCAGCCGCCGGTGTCCACCACGGTGAACCGGCGCCCGCTCCACGTCGCGTCGTAGGCGACGCGGTCGCGGGTGACGCCGGGCACGTCCTCAACGACGGCCTCGCGGCGGCCGAGGATGCGGTTCACCAGCGTGGACTTCCCGACGTTCGGGCGGCCCACCACCGCGACCACCGGCGCGGGCGGCGCGTCGGGCGGCGGCGCGTCGAGGTCGACGCCGATGTGGAAGTCGTGTTCGCTCACTAGAAGTCCCCTACGGTCCGGCGCGGCGGCCGGCCCGCTCATGTCTGCTCTTTGGCGAGGCGGACGACCGCCTCGATGACCTCGGCGAGGCCCAGTTCGGTCGAGTCGATCTCGGTCGCGTCCGCGGCCCTGGTCAGCGGGGACGTCGTGCGCGTCGAGTCGAGCCGGTCGCGGCGGGCCTGCTCGTCCAGCGTGACCGTCACCGACGCGGCCGGGTCGGCGGCCAGGTCCTTCGCGCGCCGCTGGGCGCGCACCTGCTCGCTGGCGGTCAGGTACACCTTGACGGGCGCGTCCGGGACGACGACCGTGCCGATGTCGCGGCCCTCCACGACGATGCCGCCGGTTCCGATGATCTCACGCTGCAGGACCACCAGCCGCGCCCGGACCGCCGGAACCGCGCTGACCGCGCTGACGGCGTTGGTGACCTCGCGGGTGCGGATGGGCTCGGAGACGTCCGTGCCGTCCACCGTGATCGTCGGCGCGGACGGGTCGGTGCCGACCTCCAGGACGGGGTCGGCCGCGCGTGCCGCGACGGCCTCCGGGTCGTCCACGGGGACGTCGTTCTGCACCATCCACCAGGTCATGGCCCGGTACATCGCGCCCGTGTCGAGGTAGCGCAGGCCGAGCGCGCGGGCGACGCCCTTGGACGCGCTGGACTTGCCGGACCCCGAAGGACCGTCCATGGCGATGACGAGCGACACGATCGCTCCCTCTCTGCGTTCGGGTGAAGGCCCGCGACGGCGGGCGGACGAGGCCGCGCCGGACGCCCCGGATCGCGGGCGGCCCCGGCCGTTCAGCGTACCGGTACGCACGCACCGCGACGGCCCGGTTCGGGCCGGTGCGCGGCGGTTCAGCCGGGGACGGACCAGCCCCGCGCGCGCAGTTCGGCGGCCAGCGTCTCGGCCGCCTCGGGCTGCACGGCGATCTCCAGCACGCCGAGCGGACGGCCCGGCGAGTGCTCGATCGTCACGTCCTCGATGTTGACGCCCGCGATCCCGGCCGCCTGGAAGATCATCGCCAGCTCGCCGGGACGGTCGGGGATGACGACCGTGACGGTCGCGAACGCCTGGCCCGGCCCGCCGTGCTTGCCGGGGATCCGGGACCGTCCGGCGTTGCCGCGCAGCAGCAGGTCCGCGACGTGGCCCGCCGCGCCCTCGCTGCCGTCGCGCAGCAGCGACGCGGCCACCGCGAGGTCGGTCGCGACGGACTCCAGCACGTCCGCGACCGGGGCCGCGTTCGCGCTGAGGATGCCGATCCACAGGCGCGGGTCGCTGGCGGCGATGCGGGTGACGTCCCGGACGCCCTGCCCGGCGAGGCCGAGCGCGGTGTCGTCGGCGCCGGTCAGCCGCGCCGCGACCGCCGCCGACACGACGTGCGGGGCGTGCGACACGAGGGCGACGGCGCGGTCGTGCTCGTCGGCCTCGACCACGACGGGTTCGGCGCCGCACGTCCGCGCCAGCGCCTCGACCGCCGCCACGGCGTCGGGGGCGGTCTGCGGAGTCGGGCACAGCGCCCACGGACGGCCGAGGAAGAGGTCGTCGCGGGCGGCGGCGGGACCGGAGCGCTCGCGTCCGGCCAGCGGATGCCCGGCGACGAACGACGCCGGGTCGCAGCCCAGCTCGGCGGCCTGCCGCAGCGGCAGCGCCTTGACGCTCGCGACGTCGGTGTAGACGCGGGCGAGGCCGCGCTTCTGCGCGTCCAGGAGGGTGACGGCGACGGCGGCGGGCGGCACCGCGAGCACCGCGACGTCGGCGGGACCGCCGGGCGGCGGGCCGTCGCCGCCGGGCAGCTCGGTGCCGGCGCCGAGCCCGACGGCCAGCTCCAGCGCCGCGCGGTCCCGGTCGGCGAGCAGCACCTCGGCGCCCCGCGCCCGCAGCACGAGCGCGATCGACGTGCCGATCAGCCCGGTGCCGACCACCACGACGCGCCGGGGGGCTCCCTCGTCTGCCATCCCGCCACCCTAGCGCGTGCCCGCGCTCGCTCCGGCCCGCCCGCTACTGGGCGATGTCGAGGCGCAGGGCCGTCGCTCCGCGCAGGTAGACGTGCTGGATGTCCGAGCGCGGACGGTCGGCGCTGACGTGCGCCATCAGCCGGATCACGCGGGGCAGCGCGTGCGGCACCGCGATCTCCGCCGCGCACAGCAGCGGGACGTCGTGGAACCCGAGCTTGCGCGCCGCGAGCGCCGGGAACTCGGCCGTCAGGTCCGGAGTGGCGGTGAACAGCACGCTGATCACGTCGTCGGTGGTCAGCGCGTTGCGCTCCATGACGGCGGTGACCAGCTCCGCCGTCGCCGACAGGATCTCGTCACGGTCGTCGGCGTCCACCTGGATCGCCCCGCGCACCGCGTGTACCGCCACTCTCGTCCTCCTCTTCGCCGCGCCGCCCGGCGCTCCTACAGCCCCACGGCCTTGTACAGCTCGCCGACCTCACGGACGGTCAGCGTCCGCATCCCGCCCGGCTTGAGCTGGCCGAGCTTCACCGGCCCGAACTGTACGCGGGCGAGCTGCTGGACGGGGAAGCCGACCTCCTTCAGCAGCCGCCGCACGATGTGCTTGCGCCCCTCGTGCAGGGTGATCTCCACCAGCACCCGGCGGCCGACCTGGTCGAAGATCCGGAACCCGTCGGCCTGGGCGAACCCGTCGTCCAGCTCGACGCCCCTGCGCAGCCTGCGGCCGAGGTCGCGCGGGATCGGCCCGTGGATCTCGGCGAGGTAGGTCTTGTCGACGCCGAATGACGGGTGCATCAGCCGGTGCGACAGCTCGCCGTCGTTGGTGAGCAGGATCAGGCCCTCGGTGTCGGTGTCGAGCCGTCCGACGTGGAACAGGCGCTCGGGGACCTCCACGTAGTCGGCGAGGGACTTGCGGCCCCGCTCGTCCGCCATCGTGCTCACCACGCCGCGCGGCTTGTTGATCATGTAGTACCGCATCTCGGCGCGCGTCTCGACCCGGCGGCCGTCCACATGGATCACCGCGCGCCGGGGGTCGACGCGCTCGCCGAACCGGAAGACCTTCTTGCCGTCGACCGTCACCCGGCCCTCGCCGATCAGCTCCTCGCAGTGCCGGCGGCTGCCGATCCCGGCGTCCGCCAGCACCTTCTGCAGCCGCACCTCCTGGACGTCCTCGTCGGCGCGGCCCTGGTTATCGCTCACGTGTCCTCAATTATCTCGTCCGGAAGGTCATCGGGAAGGTAGGGGGCGAGGTCGGGCAGCTCGTCCAGATCGCGCAGGCCCAGCCGCTCCAGAAAGTACCCGGTCGTCCGGTACAGGTGCGCCTGGCTCTCGGGGTCCTGCCCGACGTCCTCGATGAGGCCGCGCAGGGTCAGGGTGCGCATGACGCCGTCGCTGTTGACGCCCCGGATGGACGACACCCGCGCCCGGCTCACCGGCTGCCGGTAGGCCACGACCGCCAGCGTCTCCAGCGCCGCCTGCGTCAGCCGCGCCTGCTGCCCGTCGGTGACGAACCGCTCGACCACGGGCGCGCAGGCGTCCCGCGTGTAGAACCGCCAGCCGCCCGCGATCTCCCTCAAATCGAACCCCCGCCCGTCGGCGGTGTATTCCGCCGCCAGCTCGCGGAGCGTCGCGGTGATCTCGTGGACGGGCCGTTCCAGCAGGTGGGCGAGGTTCACGACCGGGACGGGCTCGTCCACGACGAGCAGGATCGCCTCGACCGACGCCCGCAGGCCCGGCCCCTCGGTCACGGATTCGGTCACGGTGTCGGTCATCCGCCGTCCTCCCCGGCCCCGGCCCCGTCCTCGCCGGGCGGCGGGCGGGTGCCCTCGTAGTCGTCGCCGACCTCGACGTCGCCGTCGTCGGCCCCGGTCCAGGTGACGTGGAGCGCGCCGAGCGGTTCGGCCTGCTCGAACGTCACGGCCGCCTCGCGGTACAGCTCCAGCAGCGCCAGGAACCGCGCGACGACCTCGAACGTGCCCTCGCAGTCCTCGGTGAGCACCGCGAAGGTCGTGCTCCGCAGCCGCCGCAGCAGCGCCACGACGATGGCGGCCTGCTCCTTGACGCTCGCCTTCGGCTGGTACATGTGCTCGACCGACACCGCGGGCGGCGCCTTCGGCGCGAGCGCCTTGGCGGCCAGCCGCGCGAACTGGTCCGGGCCGAGGCCGAGCAGCACCTCGGGCAGCAGGTTCGCGAACTTCGGCTCGATCGGGACCGTGCGCGGGAAGCGGCGGGCGGCGTCGGCCATCCGCGCCGCCAGATACCCGGCGACCTCCTTGTACGCCCGGTACTGGAGCAGCCGGGCGAACAGCAGGTCGCGGGCGGACAGCAGGGCGAGGTCGTCCTCGTCGTCCACCTCGCCGGACGGCAGCAGCCGCGCGGCCTTCAGGTCGAGCAGGGTCGCGGCGACGAGCAGGAAGTGGCTGGCCTGGTCGAGGTCCCAGTCCTTGCCGTGGGCGCGGATGTGGGCGATGAAGTCGTCGGTGACCTTGTGCAGGGAGACTTCGGTGATGTCCAGCTTGTGCTTGGCGATCAGGCCGAGCAGCAGGTCGAACGGCCCCTCGAAGTTGTCGAGGTGGACGCGGAACTTCCCGGCGCCCTCGGCGTCCTCCCCGGCGACGGCCGCCGTCGCTTCCCCGATGCTCACCGGTCCCATGTTCCCACGGCGCGGAACCGTCCGCGCCGACGCGCGCTCACTCGGCGGCGGACCACCGGTCGAGCACCTCGCGCGCCAGGCTGCGGTAGGCGTTGGCGCCCATCGAGTTGGGGTCGAAGAACGTGATCGGCTCGCCCGCGACGGTCGCGTCGGGGAACCGGACCGTCCGGTTGATGACGGTGTGGAACACCTTGTCGCCGAACGCCTCCACGATCCGGCTCAGCACCTCGCGGGTGTGGAGCGTCCGCGAGTCGTACATCGTGCCGAGGACGCCGTCGATGACCAGGCCGGGGTTGATGCGCCCCTGCACCTTGTCGATCGTCTCCATCAGCAGCGCGACACCGCGCATCGCGAAGTACTCGCACTCCAGCGGGATCAGCACGCCCTCGCTGGCGGCCAGCGCGTTCACCGTGAGCAGGCCGAGGGACGGCTGGCAGTCGATGAGGATGTAGTCGTAGTGCGGGACGGCCGACTTCAGCGCCCCCGCGAGGATGTACTCGCGCCCGACCTCGTGGACGAGCTGGACCTCGGCGCCCGACAGGTCGATGTTGCTCGGCAGCAGGTCCATGCCCTCGACGCCGGTCTCGATGACGACGTCGTCCCACTCGGTGTCGTGTTCGAGCAGCATGTTGTGGACCGTGACGTCGAGCTGACGCGGGTCGCCCTTGCCGAGCCCGACCGACAGCGCGCCCTGCGGGTCGAAGTCCACAAGCAGGATGCGCCGGCCGTACTCGGCGAGCGCCGCACCGAGGTTGATCGTGGTGGTGGTCTTGCCGACCCCGCCCTTCTGGTTGCAGATCGCGACGATCCGCGCGGGCCCGTGCTCGGCGAGCGGCTCCGGTTCCGGGAAGACGGGAACAGGGCGCTGCGTCGGACCGAAACTGCGCTGCGGATCGGTCTCGATGGTCGCCGAGGAGAGAACACCCCCCGGAGCCTGCGAGTTCTTCACCAGTTCCCCTCCCGGCGGCCGGTTCTGCCATCCAGAACCGGGACTCTAGGCGCTGTCAAGGCCGGGCTCAAGCCGACGCGCGACGTTAGGCGCGATTTGTCACCGGACCCGGCGGGTGCGCGCCCGCGGATGCGACGTCGCGTACACCTCGCGCAGCAAACGCACGGTGACCAGCGTGTAGACCTGCGTCGTCGTGACGGAGGCGTGCCCCAGCAGCTCCTGGACGACCCGGACGTCCGCGCCGCCGTCGAGCAGATGCGTCGCGAACGAGTGCCGGAGTGTGTGCGGGGACACGTCGCTGAGCCCGGCGCGCTCGGCGGCGGCGCGCAGCACCATCCACGCGCCCTGCCGCGACAGCCGTCCGCCGCGCGCGTTGAGGAACAAGGCCGGGCCGCCGCGTCCGGCCCGCGCCAGCTCGGGCCGCGCCCGCACCAGGTACGCGTCGACGGCGCGCCGCGCGTAGTCGCCGACCGGGACGACGCGGGTCTTGCCGCCCTTGCCGCGGATCCGGGCGAAGCCCTCGGCGAGGTCGAGGTCGTCGACGTCCAGGCCGACGGCCTCGGAGATCCGCACGCCCGACCCGTACAGCAGCTCCAGCAGCGCCCGGTCGCGCAGGCCGCGCGCGGCGTCCCCGGCGTCGCCGGCCGGTCCCTGCGCGGCGCCGAGGAGGCGTTCGACGTCGTCCAGCGAGATCGCCTTGGGCAGCCGCCGGGGCGGGGCGGGCGGGCGGACGTCGCGGGCCGGGTCGCCGTCGGCCAGCCCCTCGCGCAGCGCGAACCGGTGCAGGCCGCGCACCGCGACGACCGCGCGCGCCGCCGAGCCCGCCGCGAGCGGCGGATGGTCGGCGTCGCCCTCGCGCAGCCCGGCGAGGAACGCGCGGACGTCGTCCTCGGTGGCCTCGCCGATCGCCGCGCGGCCCCGCGCCGCCAGCGCCTCGGTGTAGCGGCGCAGGTCGCGGCGGTAGGAGCTGAGCGTGTTGGCGGCCAGGCCCCGTTCGACGGCCAGGTGCCCGAGGTAGCCGCGCACGGCGGTCTCCAGCGCGCCGGCGGACGGCGCGGGTTCCGTCGCGGGGGAGGACAGCGCGGCACCTCCTCGCAGGGGGCAGGGGCGGGTCAGCCCATCATGCCCCCTCCGGCCCGCCGCGACGGCGTTCCCGCGCCGGGCGCGTCACTCCTCGGGCGCGTCCGCCGGGCGCAGCGCCCCGGCCGCGCCGCCCCGGAAGGCGTGCGCGGCGAGGATCCCCTGGACGGCGAGCGCGTTGTGGATCTCCCCGGCGAGGACCTTGCGGACGGCGTCGGCCAGCGGCACCCACACCACCGGCATGTCGGCCTCCTCGTGGACCCGCTCGAAGTCGATCTCGTCGGCGGGCACCTCGGCGAGGTCACGGGCGAGGAACACCCGGGACCGCTCGTCGGACATGCCCGGCGACGGGTAGACGTCGACCAGCGTGTCCCAGCGCCCGGCCCGGTAGCCGCTCTCCTCCAGCAGCTCGCGGGCGGCGAGGTCGCGCAGGGGCTCGCCCGGCACGTCCCGCAGCCCGGCCGGGATCTCCCACAGCCGCGCGCCGACCGCGTGCCGGTACTGCCGCAGCAGCAGGACGCGGTCGGCGGCGTCGAGGGCGAGGACGGCGACCGACCCCTGGTGCTCCACGACGTCCCGGCCGACGGCCTCGGTGCCGCCGCCGGACGCGGGCATGACGACCCTGTCCCGCCGGATCGCGAAGATCGGCCCCTCGAACGCCCGCACCGACTCGGTGACCCGCCAGCGCTCGGGCTCGTCCCGGACGTCCCCGGGACCGGGCACGGCCGTCACGAGCGCTCCGCCGCGTAGTCCAGCGCCGCCGCGACGAGCCCGACGAACAGCGGGTGCGGACGGGTCGGACGCGACCGGAACTCCGGGTGCGCCTGCGTCCCGACGAAGAACGGGTGCTCGGCGCGCGGCAGCTCCACGTACTCCACGAGGCGGCCGTCGGGCGACAGGCCGCTGAACCGCAGCCCCGCGTCCTCCAGCTTGCCCCGGTAGGCGTTGTTGACCTCGTAGCGGTGCCGGTGCCGCTCCGCCGCCTTGGCCTCGCCGTACAGCTCCCGGACGATCGTGCCCTCGCCGAGGTCGGCCGGGTACAGCCCGAGCCGCATCGTGCCGCCCATGTCGCGCTCGCCGGCGACGACGTCGAGCTGGTCGGCCATCGTGGCGATGACGGGGTGCGCGGCGGCCGGGTCGAACTCGGCGCTGCCCGCGCCCGCCAGCCCCGCCAGCGACCGCGCCGCCTCGATGACCATGCACTGGAGCCCGAGGCAGATGCCGAGCAGCGGCAGCCGGTGCTCGCGCGCGTAGGTGATCGCGCCGACCTTGCCCTCGATGCCGCGCACCCCGAACCCGCCGGGGATCAGGACGCCGTCGGCGCCGGCCAGCTCGCGCTCGGCGCCCTCGGGGGTCTCGCAGTCGTCGGACTTCACCCAGCGGATCGTGACCCGCGCGTCGTTGCCGAACCCGCCGTGCCGCAGCGCCTCGGTCACCGACAGGTACGCGTCGGGCAGGTCGATGTACTTGCCGACCAGCGCGATCGTCACCTCGCGGGCGGGCCGGTGGACGCGCCGCAGCAGCTCGTCCCAGGCGCCCCAGTCCACGTCGCGGAACGGCAGGCCGAGGCGGCGGACGACGTAGGCGTCCAGGCCCTCGGCGTGCAGGACCTTCGGGATGTCGTAGATGCTGGCCGCGTCCACGGCCGAGACGACGGCCTCGCGGTCCACGTCGCACATCATGCTGATCTTGTGCTTGAGGCCGTCGGTGATCGGCCGGTCCGAGCGGCAGACGATCGCGTCGGGCTGGATGCCGATGGAGCGCAGCGCGGCGACCGAGTGCTGCGTCGGCTTGGTCTTCAGCTCCCCGGACGGGCCGATGTAGGGCAGCAGCGAGACGTGCAGGAAGAAGCAGTTCTCCCGGCCGATCTCGTGCCGGATCTGGCGGACCGACTCCAGGAACGGCTGGGACTCGATGTCGCCGACCGTCCCGCCCACCTCGGTGATCACGACGTCGACCGCCGTGTCGGCCATGCCGCGGATGCGGTCCTTGATCTCGTTGGTGATGTGCGGGATCACCTGCACGGTGTCGCCCAGGTACTCCCCGCGCCGCTCCTTGGCGATGACGTTGGAGTACACCTGGCCCGTCGTCACGTTCGCCGAGCCGTGCAGCTCGGTGTCGAGGAACCGCTCGTAGTGGCCGATGTCCAGGTCGGTCTCGGCGCCGTCGTCGGTGACGAACACCTCACCGTGCTGGAACGGGTTCATCGTGCCCGGATCGACGTTGAGGTAGGGGTC from Actinomadura rubteroloni includes these protein-coding regions:
- the scpB gene encoding SMC-Scp complex subunit ScpB; amino-acid sequence: MTDTVTESVTEGPGLRASVEAILLVVDEPVPVVNLAHLLERPVHEITATLRELAAEYTADGRGFDLREIAGGWRFYTRDACAPVVERFVTDGQQARLTQAALETLAVVAYRQPVSRARVSSIRGVNSDGVMRTLTLRGLIEDVGQDPESQAHLYRTTGYFLERLGLRDLDELPDLAPYLPDDLPDEIIEDT
- a CDS encoding segregation and condensation protein A, with translation MGPVSIGEATAAVAGEDAEGAGKFRVHLDNFEGPFDLLLGLIAKHKLDITEVSLHKVTDDFIAHIRAHGKDWDLDQASHFLLVAATLLDLKAARLLPSGEVDDEDDLALLSARDLLFARLLQYRAYKEVAGYLAARMADAARRFPRTVPIEPKFANLLPEVLLGLGPDQFARLAAKALAPKAPPAVSVEHMYQPKASVKEQAAIVVALLRRLRSTTFAVLTEDCEGTFEVVARFLALLELYREAAVTFEQAEPLGALHVTWTGADDGDVEVGDDYEGTRPPPGEDGAGAGEDGG
- a CDS encoding ParA family protein, encoding METDPQRSFGPTQRPVPVFPEPEPLAEHGPARIVAICNQKGGVGKTTTTINLGAALAEYGRRILLVDFDPQGALSVGLGKGDPRQLDVTVHNMLLEHDTEWDDVVIETGVEGMDLLPSNIDLSGAEVQLVHEVGREYILAGALKSAVPHYDYILIDCQPSLGLLTVNALAASEGVLIPLECEYFAMRGVALLMETIDKVQGRINPGLVIDGVLGTMYDSRTLHTREVLSRIVEAFGDKVFHTVINRTVRFPDATVAGEPITFFDPNSMGANAYRSLAREVLDRWSAAE
- a CDS encoding site-specific tyrosine recombinase XerD translates to MRGYLGHLAVERGLAANTLSSYRRDLRRYTEALAARGRAAIGEATEDDVRAFLAGLREGDADHPPLAAGSAARAVVAVRGLHRFALREGLADGDPARDVRPPAPPRRLPKAISLDDVERLLGAAQGPAGDAGDAARGLRDRALLELLYGSGVRISEAVGLDVDDLDLAEGFARIRGKGGKTRVVPVGDYARRAVDAYLVRARPELARAGRGGPALFLNARGGRLSRQGAWMVLRAAAERAGLSDVSPHTLRHSFATHLLDGGADVRVVQELLGHASVTTTQVYTLVTVRLLREVYATSHPRARTRRVR
- a CDS encoding NUDIX domain-containing protein; the encoded protein is MTAVPGPGDVRDEPERWRVTESVRAFEGPIFAIRRDRVVMPASGGGTEAVGRDVVEHQGSVAVLALDAADRVLLLRQYRHAVGARLWEIPAGLRDVPGEPLRDLAARELLEESGYRAGRWDTLVDVYPSPGMSDERSRVFLARDLAEVPADEIDFERVHEEADMPVVWVPLADAVRKVLAGEIHNALAVQGILAAHAFRGGAAGALRPADAPEE
- a CDS encoding CTP synthase codes for the protein MPSAATGRARPTKHLFVTGGVASSLGKGLTASSLGRLLTLRGLRVTMQKLDPYLNVDPGTMNPFQHGEVFVTDDGAETDLDIGHYERFLDTELHGSANVTTGQVYSNVIAKERRGEYLGDTVQVIPHITNEIKDRIRGMADTAVDVVITEVGGTVGDIESQPFLESVRQIRHEIGRENCFFLHVSLLPYIGPSGELKTKPTQHSVAALRSIGIQPDAIVCRSDRPITDGLKHKISMMCDVDREAVVSAVDAASIYDIPKVLHAEGLDAYVVRRLGLPFRDVDWGAWDELLRRVHRPAREVTIALVGKYIDLPDAYLSVTEALRHGGFGNDARVTIRWVKSDDCETPEGAERELAGADGVLIPGGFGVRGIEGKVGAITYAREHRLPLLGICLGLQCMVIEAARSLAGLAGAGSAEFDPAAAHPVIATMADQLDVVAGERDMGGTMRLGLYPADLGEGTIVRELYGEAKAAERHRHRYEVNNAYRGKLEDAGLRFSGLSPDGRLVEYVELPRAEHPFFVGTQAHPEFRSRPTRPHPLFVGLVAAALDYAAERS